The proteins below are encoded in one region of Catharus ustulatus isolate bCatUst1 chromosome 21, bCatUst1.pri.v2, whole genome shotgun sequence:
- the CERCAM gene encoding inactive glycosyltransferase 25 family member 3 isoform X1: MGACVSWGDLSCSSRRSPSARGRSGKLSANFILEKKKKKTNPQHDVIGFLVYPAGAPPPAAGRCLAMSLSTTASPGAMVSPGTAVSLDTVLGDQAPALPAAPRLSQAAGAVNASFTSSSPLPQKASPCQLPSSHQLPGKKIRARTGSESKTNELVSSFSFGSAVQHREKNISPVKKLPSPCRLRSRRHWDTGWRHGLSSAAETLFATDHNSDNTTAMLQEWLGAVGKDYHSVAWKVQEEPSSYPDELGPKHWSDKRYENVMKLKQEALTYAREQQADYILFMDTDSVLTNNQTLKFLMAQNKSVVAPMLDSQTFYSNFWCGITPQGYYRRTPDYFPTKNRQRVGCFRVPMVYATFLIDLRKEETLQLAFYPPHPNYTWAFDDIIVFAYSCQEAGAEVHVCNQHRFGYINVPVKAHQTLEDEHANFVHLTLEAMVDGPPMQRSRHISLLPRPLTKMGFDEIFLINLVRRPDRRQRMLASLQELEIVPRVVDAVDGSTLNSSDIKVLGVDLLPGYYDPFSGRTLTKGEVGCFLSHYNIWKEIVSRGLERSVVFEDDVRFEAAFPARLQRLMEELEQAQQDWDLIYLGRKQVNDEDEAPVKGVRNLVVAGYSYWTLAYAISHHGAQKLLATKPLSKMLPVDEYLPIMCDKHPNEDYKRHFSPRDLLVFSAHPLLVYPTHYAGDSNWLSDTETSTIWDDDSKKTDWAGSQKTLRGSRGSTSYLRSTTRDEL, translated from the exons ATGGGCGCCTGTGTGTCCTGGGGAGACCTGTCCTGCTCCTCACGGCGGAGCCCCAGCGCTCGCGGGCGGTCGGGGAAGTTGTCTGCAAATttcatcctggaaaaaaaaaaaaaaaaaacaaacccacaacaTGATGTCATTGGCTTTCTGGTGTATCCCGCCGGCGCCCCTCCACCTGCCGCCGGGCGCTGCCTGGCCATGAGCCTCAGCACGACCGCGAGCCCCGGCGCGATGGTCAGCCCGGGCACAGCCGTGAGCCTGGACACCGTGCTCGGGGATCAGGCTCCCGCcctccccgcagccccccggctTTCCCAGGCTGCCGGTGCAGTGAATGCCTCTTTCACCAGCAGTTCCCCACTTCCCCAAAAAGCATCACCTTGCCAGCTCCCTTCCTCCCACcagctgccaggaaaaaaaattagggcaaggacagggagcGAGAGCAAAACCAATGAACttgtttccagcttttccttcgGATCAGCCGTCCAGCACCgggagaaaaacatttctcctGTAAAAAAACTCCCCTCTCCGTGCAGGCTCCGATCCCGTCGTCACTGGGACACTGGCTGGAGACATGGGCTCAGTTCGGCAGCAGAGACACT GTTTGCAACAGACCACAACTCAGACAACACGACGGCAATGCTGCAGGAGTGGCTGGGGGCGGTGGGGAAGGACTATCACTCGGTGGCCTGGAAGGTGCAAGAGGAGCCCAG ctcctaCCCTGATGAGCTTGGTCCCAAGCACTGGAGTGACAAACGCTATGAAAACGTGATGAAGTTGAAGCAGGAAGCTCTCACCTATGCCCGGGAGCAGCAGGCAGACTATATCCTG TTCATGGACACTGACAGTGTCCTAACCAACAACCAGACCCTCAAGTTTCTCATGGCACAGAACAAGTCAGTGGTGGCTCCCATGCTGGACTCGCAGACCTTCTACTCCAACTTCTGGTGTGGCATCACACCCCAG ggataCTATCGCCGGACCCCCGACTACTTCCCCACCAAGAACCGGCAGCGGGTGGGCTGCTTCCGTGTCCCCATGGTCTATGCCACCTTCCTGATCGACCTGCGGAAGGAGGAGACCTTGCAGTTGGCTTTCTACCCGCCCCATCCCAACTACACCTGGGCCTTCGATGACATCATTGTCTTTGCCTACTCCTGCCAGGAGGCTG GCGCGGAGGTCCATGTGTGCAACCAGCACCGCTTTGGTTACATCAATGTTCCTGTGAAGGCCCACCAGACGCTGGAGGACGAGCATGCCAACTTTGTGCATCTCACACTGGAGGCCATGG TGGATGGTCCCCCCATGCAGCGCTCCAGGCAcatttctctccttcccaggcCGCTCACAAAAATGGGCTTTGATGAA ATCTTCCTAATCAACCTGGTGCGGAGGCCAGACCGGCGGCAGCGAATGCTggcatccctgcaggagctggagattGTTCCACGAGTGGTGGATGCTGTGGATGGCAG CACCCTCAACAGCAGTGACATCAAGGTGCTGGGAGTGGACCTGCTACCTGGGTACTACGATCCCTTCTCCGGCCGCACGCTCACCAAGGGCGAGGTTGGCTGCTTCCTCAGCCACTACAATATCTGGAAGGAG ATCGTGTCCCGGGGCTTGGAGCGGTCAGTGGTCTTCGAGGATGATGTGCGCTTCGAGGCTGCCTTCCCAGCACGGCTGCAGCGGCtgatggaggagctggagcaggcacagcaggactgggacCTCAT CTACCTGGGGAGGAAACAGGTGAACGACGAGGATGAGGCACCTGTGAAAGGCGTGCGGAACCTGGTGGTGGCCGGGTACTCGTACTGGACACTGGCCTATGCCATCTCCCACCATGGGGCACAGAAGCTGCTGGCCACCAAACCCCTCTCCAAAATGCTGCCGGTGGATGAGTATCTGCCCATCATGTGTGACAAACACCCCAA CGAGGATTACAAGCGGCACTTCTCCCCACGGGACTTGCTGGTGTTTTCGGCTCACCCCCTCCTGGTTTATCCCACTCACTATGCTGGGGACAGCAACTGGCTGAGTGACACTGAGACTTCCACCATCTGGGATGATGATTCCAAGAAGACTGACTGGGCTGGCTCGCAGAAGACTCTGAGGGGCTCACGGGGAAGTACTAGCTACCTCCGCTCCACAACCCGTGACGAGCTCTGA
- the CERCAM gene encoding inactive glycosyltransferase 25 family member 3 isoform X5, translating to MDWVENHRLWSNVPQAPGLPLLPARTRHRHARGPANGLQQTTTQTTRRQCCRSGWGRWGRTITRWPGRCKRSPGEAGSYPDELGPKHWSDKRYENVMKLKQEALTYAREQQADYILFMDTDSVLTNNQTLKFLMAQNKSVVAPMLDSQTFYSNFWCGITPQGYYRRTPDYFPTKNRQRVGCFRVPMVYATFLIDLRKEETLQLAFYPPHPNYTWAFDDIIVFAYSCQEAGAEVHVCNQHRFGYINVPVKAHQTLEDEHANFVHLTLEAMVDGPPMQRSRHISLLPRPLTKMGFDEIFLINLVRRPDRRQRMLASLQELEIVPRVVDAVDGSTLNSSDIKVLGVDLLPGYYDPFSGRTLTKGEVGCFLSHYNIWKEIVSRGLERSVVFEDDVRFEAAFPARLQRLMEELEQAQQDWDLIYLGRKQVNDEDEAPVKGVRNLVVAGYSYWTLAYAISHHGAQKLLATKPLSKMLPVDEYLPIMCDKHPNEDYKRHFSPRDLLVFSAHPLLVYPTHYAGDSNWLSDTETSTIWDDDSKKTDWAGSQKTLRGSRGSTSYLRSTTRDEL from the exons ATGGATTGGGTGGAAAACCACAGGCTTTGGTCAAACGTCCCACAGGCCCCGGGCCTGCCCCTGCTCCCGGCGCGGACACGTCACCGACACGCCCGTGGGCCTGCGAATG GTTTGCAACAGACCACAACTCAGACAACACGACGGCAATGCTGCAGGAGTGGCTGGGGGCGGTGGGGAAGGACTATCACTCGGTGGCCTGGAAGGTGCAAGAGGAGCCCAGGTGAGGCGGG ctcctaCCCTGATGAGCTTGGTCCCAAGCACTGGAGTGACAAACGCTATGAAAACGTGATGAAGTTGAAGCAGGAAGCTCTCACCTATGCCCGGGAGCAGCAGGCAGACTATATCCTG TTCATGGACACTGACAGTGTCCTAACCAACAACCAGACCCTCAAGTTTCTCATGGCACAGAACAAGTCAGTGGTGGCTCCCATGCTGGACTCGCAGACCTTCTACTCCAACTTCTGGTGTGGCATCACACCCCAG ggataCTATCGCCGGACCCCCGACTACTTCCCCACCAAGAACCGGCAGCGGGTGGGCTGCTTCCGTGTCCCCATGGTCTATGCCACCTTCCTGATCGACCTGCGGAAGGAGGAGACCTTGCAGTTGGCTTTCTACCCGCCCCATCCCAACTACACCTGGGCCTTCGATGACATCATTGTCTTTGCCTACTCCTGCCAGGAGGCTG GCGCGGAGGTCCATGTGTGCAACCAGCACCGCTTTGGTTACATCAATGTTCCTGTGAAGGCCCACCAGACGCTGGAGGACGAGCATGCCAACTTTGTGCATCTCACACTGGAGGCCATGG TGGATGGTCCCCCCATGCAGCGCTCCAGGCAcatttctctccttcccaggcCGCTCACAAAAATGGGCTTTGATGAA ATCTTCCTAATCAACCTGGTGCGGAGGCCAGACCGGCGGCAGCGAATGCTggcatccctgcaggagctggagattGTTCCACGAGTGGTGGATGCTGTGGATGGCAG CACCCTCAACAGCAGTGACATCAAGGTGCTGGGAGTGGACCTGCTACCTGGGTACTACGATCCCTTCTCCGGCCGCACGCTCACCAAGGGCGAGGTTGGCTGCTTCCTCAGCCACTACAATATCTGGAAGGAG ATCGTGTCCCGGGGCTTGGAGCGGTCAGTGGTCTTCGAGGATGATGTGCGCTTCGAGGCTGCCTTCCCAGCACGGCTGCAGCGGCtgatggaggagctggagcaggcacagcaggactgggacCTCAT CTACCTGGGGAGGAAACAGGTGAACGACGAGGATGAGGCACCTGTGAAAGGCGTGCGGAACCTGGTGGTGGCCGGGTACTCGTACTGGACACTGGCCTATGCCATCTCCCACCATGGGGCACAGAAGCTGCTGGCCACCAAACCCCTCTCCAAAATGCTGCCGGTGGATGAGTATCTGCCCATCATGTGTGACAAACACCCCAA CGAGGATTACAAGCGGCACTTCTCCCCACGGGACTTGCTGGTGTTTTCGGCTCACCCCCTCCTGGTTTATCCCACTCACTATGCTGGGGACAGCAACTGGCTGAGTGACACTGAGACTTCCACCATCTGGGATGATGATTCCAAGAAGACTGACTGGGCTGGCTCGCAGAAGACTCTGAGGGGCTCACGGGGAAGTACTAGCTACCTCCGCTCCACAACCCGTGACGAGCTCTGA
- the CERCAM gene encoding inactive glycosyltransferase 25 family member 3 isoform X3: MEPRRGDTGSQRQQLPGAPLPLMRDVTAARPALALGADGCIYGLGGKPQALVKRPTGPGPAPAPGADTSPTRPWACEWFATDHNSDNTTAMLQEWLGAVGKDYHSVAWKVQEEPSSYPDELGPKHWSDKRYENVMKLKQEALTYAREQQADYILFMDTDSVLTNNQTLKFLMAQNKSVVAPMLDSQTFYSNFWCGITPQGYYRRTPDYFPTKNRQRVGCFRVPMVYATFLIDLRKEETLQLAFYPPHPNYTWAFDDIIVFAYSCQEAGAEVHVCNQHRFGYINVPVKAHQTLEDEHANFVHLTLEAMVDGPPMQRSRHISLLPRPLTKMGFDEIFLINLVRRPDRRQRMLASLQELEIVPRVVDAVDGSTLNSSDIKVLGVDLLPGYYDPFSGRTLTKGEVGCFLSHYNIWKEIVSRGLERSVVFEDDVRFEAAFPARLQRLMEELEQAQQDWDLIYLGRKQVNDEDEAPVKGVRNLVVAGYSYWTLAYAISHHGAQKLLATKPLSKMLPVDEYLPIMCDKHPNEDYKRHFSPRDLLVFSAHPLLVYPTHYAGDSNWLSDTETSTIWDDDSKKTDWAGSQKTLRGSRGSTSYLRSTTRDEL; encoded by the exons ATGGAGCCCCGccggggggacacagggagccAGCgacagcagctgcctggggcacCCCTGCCCCTGATGCGG GACGTGACCGCCGCCAGGCCTGCGCTCGCTCTGGGAGCTGACGGATGTATTTATGGATTGGGTGGAAAACCACAGGCTTTGGTCAAACGTCCCACAGGCCCCGGGCCTGCCCCTGCTCCCGGCGCGGACACGTCACCGACACGCCCGTGGGCCTGCGAATG GTTTGCAACAGACCACAACTCAGACAACACGACGGCAATGCTGCAGGAGTGGCTGGGGGCGGTGGGGAAGGACTATCACTCGGTGGCCTGGAAGGTGCAAGAGGAGCCCAG ctcctaCCCTGATGAGCTTGGTCCCAAGCACTGGAGTGACAAACGCTATGAAAACGTGATGAAGTTGAAGCAGGAAGCTCTCACCTATGCCCGGGAGCAGCAGGCAGACTATATCCTG TTCATGGACACTGACAGTGTCCTAACCAACAACCAGACCCTCAAGTTTCTCATGGCACAGAACAAGTCAGTGGTGGCTCCCATGCTGGACTCGCAGACCTTCTACTCCAACTTCTGGTGTGGCATCACACCCCAG ggataCTATCGCCGGACCCCCGACTACTTCCCCACCAAGAACCGGCAGCGGGTGGGCTGCTTCCGTGTCCCCATGGTCTATGCCACCTTCCTGATCGACCTGCGGAAGGAGGAGACCTTGCAGTTGGCTTTCTACCCGCCCCATCCCAACTACACCTGGGCCTTCGATGACATCATTGTCTTTGCCTACTCCTGCCAGGAGGCTG GCGCGGAGGTCCATGTGTGCAACCAGCACCGCTTTGGTTACATCAATGTTCCTGTGAAGGCCCACCAGACGCTGGAGGACGAGCATGCCAACTTTGTGCATCTCACACTGGAGGCCATGG TGGATGGTCCCCCCATGCAGCGCTCCAGGCAcatttctctccttcccaggcCGCTCACAAAAATGGGCTTTGATGAA ATCTTCCTAATCAACCTGGTGCGGAGGCCAGACCGGCGGCAGCGAATGCTggcatccctgcaggagctggagattGTTCCACGAGTGGTGGATGCTGTGGATGGCAG CACCCTCAACAGCAGTGACATCAAGGTGCTGGGAGTGGACCTGCTACCTGGGTACTACGATCCCTTCTCCGGCCGCACGCTCACCAAGGGCGAGGTTGGCTGCTTCCTCAGCCACTACAATATCTGGAAGGAG ATCGTGTCCCGGGGCTTGGAGCGGTCAGTGGTCTTCGAGGATGATGTGCGCTTCGAGGCTGCCTTCCCAGCACGGCTGCAGCGGCtgatggaggagctggagcaggcacagcaggactgggacCTCAT CTACCTGGGGAGGAAACAGGTGAACGACGAGGATGAGGCACCTGTGAAAGGCGTGCGGAACCTGGTGGTGGCCGGGTACTCGTACTGGACACTGGCCTATGCCATCTCCCACCATGGGGCACAGAAGCTGCTGGCCACCAAACCCCTCTCCAAAATGCTGCCGGTGGATGAGTATCTGCCCATCATGTGTGACAAACACCCCAA CGAGGATTACAAGCGGCACTTCTCCCCACGGGACTTGCTGGTGTTTTCGGCTCACCCCCTCCTGGTTTATCCCACTCACTATGCTGGGGACAGCAACTGGCTGAGTGACACTGAGACTTCCACCATCTGGGATGATGATTCCAAGAAGACTGACTGGGCTGGCTCGCAGAAGACTCTGAGGGGCTCACGGGGAAGTACTAGCTACCTCCGCTCCACAACCCGTGACGAGCTCTGA
- the CERCAM gene encoding inactive glycosyltransferase 25 family member 3 isoform X4 gives MLQEWLGAVGKDYHSVAWKVQEEPSSYPDELGPKHWSDKRYENVMKLKQEALTYAREQQADYILFMDTDSVLTNNQTLKFLMAQNKSVVAPMLDSQTFYSNFWCGITPQGYYRRTPDYFPTKNRQRVGCFRVPMVYATFLIDLRKEETLQLAFYPPHPNYTWAFDDIIVFAYSCQEAGAEVHVCNQHRFGYINVPVKAHQTLEDEHANFVHLTLEAMVDGPPMQRSRHISLLPRPLTKMGFDEIFLINLVRRPDRRQRMLASLQELEIVPRVVDAVDGSTLNSSDIKVLGVDLLPGYYDPFSGRTLTKGEVGCFLSHYNIWKEIVSRGLERSVVFEDDVRFEAAFPARLQRLMEELEQAQQDWDLIYLGRKQVNDEDEAPVKGVRNLVVAGYSYWTLAYAISHHGAQKLLATKPLSKMLPVDEYLPIMCDKHPNEDYKRHFSPRDLLVFSAHPLLVYPTHYAGDSNWLSDTETSTIWDDDSKKTDWAGSQKTLRGSRGSTSYLRSTTRDEL, from the exons ATGCTGCAGGAGTGGCTGGGGGCGGTGGGGAAGGACTATCACTCGGTGGCCTGGAAGGTGCAAGAGGAGCCCAG ctcctaCCCTGATGAGCTTGGTCCCAAGCACTGGAGTGACAAACGCTATGAAAACGTGATGAAGTTGAAGCAGGAAGCTCTCACCTATGCCCGGGAGCAGCAGGCAGACTATATCCTG TTCATGGACACTGACAGTGTCCTAACCAACAACCAGACCCTCAAGTTTCTCATGGCACAGAACAAGTCAGTGGTGGCTCCCATGCTGGACTCGCAGACCTTCTACTCCAACTTCTGGTGTGGCATCACACCCCAG ggataCTATCGCCGGACCCCCGACTACTTCCCCACCAAGAACCGGCAGCGGGTGGGCTGCTTCCGTGTCCCCATGGTCTATGCCACCTTCCTGATCGACCTGCGGAAGGAGGAGACCTTGCAGTTGGCTTTCTACCCGCCCCATCCCAACTACACCTGGGCCTTCGATGACATCATTGTCTTTGCCTACTCCTGCCAGGAGGCTG GCGCGGAGGTCCATGTGTGCAACCAGCACCGCTTTGGTTACATCAATGTTCCTGTGAAGGCCCACCAGACGCTGGAGGACGAGCATGCCAACTTTGTGCATCTCACACTGGAGGCCATGG TGGATGGTCCCCCCATGCAGCGCTCCAGGCAcatttctctccttcccaggcCGCTCACAAAAATGGGCTTTGATGAA ATCTTCCTAATCAACCTGGTGCGGAGGCCAGACCGGCGGCAGCGAATGCTggcatccctgcaggagctggagattGTTCCACGAGTGGTGGATGCTGTGGATGGCAG CACCCTCAACAGCAGTGACATCAAGGTGCTGGGAGTGGACCTGCTACCTGGGTACTACGATCCCTTCTCCGGCCGCACGCTCACCAAGGGCGAGGTTGGCTGCTTCCTCAGCCACTACAATATCTGGAAGGAG ATCGTGTCCCGGGGCTTGGAGCGGTCAGTGGTCTTCGAGGATGATGTGCGCTTCGAGGCTGCCTTCCCAGCACGGCTGCAGCGGCtgatggaggagctggagcaggcacagcaggactgggacCTCAT CTACCTGGGGAGGAAACAGGTGAACGACGAGGATGAGGCACCTGTGAAAGGCGTGCGGAACCTGGTGGTGGCCGGGTACTCGTACTGGACACTGGCCTATGCCATCTCCCACCATGGGGCACAGAAGCTGCTGGCCACCAAACCCCTCTCCAAAATGCTGCCGGTGGATGAGTATCTGCCCATCATGTGTGACAAACACCCCAA CGAGGATTACAAGCGGCACTTCTCCCCACGGGACTTGCTGGTGTTTTCGGCTCACCCCCTCCTGGTTTATCCCACTCACTATGCTGGGGACAGCAACTGGCTGAGTGACACTGAGACTTCCACCATCTGGGATGATGATTCCAAGAAGACTGACTGGGCTGGCTCGCAGAAGACTCTGAGGGGCTCACGGGGAAGTACTAGCTACCTCCGCTCCACAACCCGTGACGAGCTCTGA
- the CERCAM gene encoding inactive glycosyltransferase 25 family member 3 isoform X6: MGSVRQQRHCLQQTTTQTTRRQCCRSGWGRWGRTITRWPGRCKRSPGEAGSYPDELGPKHWSDKRYENVMKLKQEALTYAREQQADYILFMDTDSVLTNNQTLKFLMAQNKSVVAPMLDSQTFYSNFWCGITPQGYYRRTPDYFPTKNRQRVGCFRVPMVYATFLIDLRKEETLQLAFYPPHPNYTWAFDDIIVFAYSCQEAGAEVHVCNQHRFGYINVPVKAHQTLEDEHANFVHLTLEAMVDGPPMQRSRHISLLPRPLTKMGFDEIFLINLVRRPDRRQRMLASLQELEIVPRVVDAVDGSTLNSSDIKVLGVDLLPGYYDPFSGRTLTKGEVGCFLSHYNIWKEIVSRGLERSVVFEDDVRFEAAFPARLQRLMEELEQAQQDWDLIYLGRKQVNDEDEAPVKGVRNLVVAGYSYWTLAYAISHHGAQKLLATKPLSKMLPVDEYLPIMCDKHPNEDYKRHFSPRDLLVFSAHPLLVYPTHYAGDSNWLSDTETSTIWDDDSKKTDWAGSQKTLRGSRGSTSYLRSTTRDEL, translated from the exons ATGGGCTCAGTTCGGCAGCAGAGACACT GTTTGCAACAGACCACAACTCAGACAACACGACGGCAATGCTGCAGGAGTGGCTGGGGGCGGTGGGGAAGGACTATCACTCGGTGGCCTGGAAGGTGCAAGAGGAGCCCAGGTGAGGCGGG ctcctaCCCTGATGAGCTTGGTCCCAAGCACTGGAGTGACAAACGCTATGAAAACGTGATGAAGTTGAAGCAGGAAGCTCTCACCTATGCCCGGGAGCAGCAGGCAGACTATATCCTG TTCATGGACACTGACAGTGTCCTAACCAACAACCAGACCCTCAAGTTTCTCATGGCACAGAACAAGTCAGTGGTGGCTCCCATGCTGGACTCGCAGACCTTCTACTCCAACTTCTGGTGTGGCATCACACCCCAG ggataCTATCGCCGGACCCCCGACTACTTCCCCACCAAGAACCGGCAGCGGGTGGGCTGCTTCCGTGTCCCCATGGTCTATGCCACCTTCCTGATCGACCTGCGGAAGGAGGAGACCTTGCAGTTGGCTTTCTACCCGCCCCATCCCAACTACACCTGGGCCTTCGATGACATCATTGTCTTTGCCTACTCCTGCCAGGAGGCTG GCGCGGAGGTCCATGTGTGCAACCAGCACCGCTTTGGTTACATCAATGTTCCTGTGAAGGCCCACCAGACGCTGGAGGACGAGCATGCCAACTTTGTGCATCTCACACTGGAGGCCATGG TGGATGGTCCCCCCATGCAGCGCTCCAGGCAcatttctctccttcccaggcCGCTCACAAAAATGGGCTTTGATGAA ATCTTCCTAATCAACCTGGTGCGGAGGCCAGACCGGCGGCAGCGAATGCTggcatccctgcaggagctggagattGTTCCACGAGTGGTGGATGCTGTGGATGGCAG CACCCTCAACAGCAGTGACATCAAGGTGCTGGGAGTGGACCTGCTACCTGGGTACTACGATCCCTTCTCCGGCCGCACGCTCACCAAGGGCGAGGTTGGCTGCTTCCTCAGCCACTACAATATCTGGAAGGAG ATCGTGTCCCGGGGCTTGGAGCGGTCAGTGGTCTTCGAGGATGATGTGCGCTTCGAGGCTGCCTTCCCAGCACGGCTGCAGCGGCtgatggaggagctggagcaggcacagcaggactgggacCTCAT CTACCTGGGGAGGAAACAGGTGAACGACGAGGATGAGGCACCTGTGAAAGGCGTGCGGAACCTGGTGGTGGCCGGGTACTCGTACTGGACACTGGCCTATGCCATCTCCCACCATGGGGCACAGAAGCTGCTGGCCACCAAACCCCTCTCCAAAATGCTGCCGGTGGATGAGTATCTGCCCATCATGTGTGACAAACACCCCAA CGAGGATTACAAGCGGCACTTCTCCCCACGGGACTTGCTGGTGTTTTCGGCTCACCCCCTCCTGGTTTATCCCACTCACTATGCTGGGGACAGCAACTGGCTGAGTGACACTGAGACTTCCACCATCTGGGATGATGATTCCAAGAAGACTGACTGGGCTGGCTCGCAGAAGACTCTGAGGGGCTCACGGGGAAGTACTAGCTACCTCCGCTCCACAACCCGTGACGAGCTCTGA
- the CERCAM gene encoding inactive glycosyltransferase 25 family member 3 isoform X2, with translation MGSVRQQRHCVPGLFASRPLCSTLMEPRRGDTGSQRQQLPGAPLPLMRDVTAARPALALGADGCIYGLGGKPQALVKRPTGPGPAPAPGADTSPTRPWACEWFATDHNSDNTTAMLQEWLGAVGKDYHSVAWKVQEEPSSYPDELGPKHWSDKRYENVMKLKQEALTYAREQQADYILFMDTDSVLTNNQTLKFLMAQNKSVVAPMLDSQTFYSNFWCGITPQGYYRRTPDYFPTKNRQRVGCFRVPMVYATFLIDLRKEETLQLAFYPPHPNYTWAFDDIIVFAYSCQEAGAEVHVCNQHRFGYINVPVKAHQTLEDEHANFVHLTLEAMVDGPPMQRSRHISLLPRPLTKMGFDEIFLINLVRRPDRRQRMLASLQELEIVPRVVDAVDGSTLNSSDIKVLGVDLLPGYYDPFSGRTLTKGEVGCFLSHYNIWKEIVSRGLERSVVFEDDVRFEAAFPARLQRLMEELEQAQQDWDLIYLGRKQVNDEDEAPVKGVRNLVVAGYSYWTLAYAISHHGAQKLLATKPLSKMLPVDEYLPIMCDKHPNEDYKRHFSPRDLLVFSAHPLLVYPTHYAGDSNWLSDTETSTIWDDDSKKTDWAGSQKTLRGSRGSTSYLRSTTRDEL, from the exons ATGGGCTCAGTTCGGCAGCAGAGACACT GTGTTCCTGGATTGTTCGCCTCCCGACCCCTCTGCAGCACCCTGATGGAGCCCCGccggggggacacagggagccAGCgacagcagctgcctggggcacCCCTGCCCCTGATGCGG GACGTGACCGCCGCCAGGCCTGCGCTCGCTCTGGGAGCTGACGGATGTATTTATGGATTGGGTGGAAAACCACAGGCTTTGGTCAAACGTCCCACAGGCCCCGGGCCTGCCCCTGCTCCCGGCGCGGACACGTCACCGACACGCCCGTGGGCCTGCGAATG GTTTGCAACAGACCACAACTCAGACAACACGACGGCAATGCTGCAGGAGTGGCTGGGGGCGGTGGGGAAGGACTATCACTCGGTGGCCTGGAAGGTGCAAGAGGAGCCCAG ctcctaCCCTGATGAGCTTGGTCCCAAGCACTGGAGTGACAAACGCTATGAAAACGTGATGAAGTTGAAGCAGGAAGCTCTCACCTATGCCCGGGAGCAGCAGGCAGACTATATCCTG TTCATGGACACTGACAGTGTCCTAACCAACAACCAGACCCTCAAGTTTCTCATGGCACAGAACAAGTCAGTGGTGGCTCCCATGCTGGACTCGCAGACCTTCTACTCCAACTTCTGGTGTGGCATCACACCCCAG ggataCTATCGCCGGACCCCCGACTACTTCCCCACCAAGAACCGGCAGCGGGTGGGCTGCTTCCGTGTCCCCATGGTCTATGCCACCTTCCTGATCGACCTGCGGAAGGAGGAGACCTTGCAGTTGGCTTTCTACCCGCCCCATCCCAACTACACCTGGGCCTTCGATGACATCATTGTCTTTGCCTACTCCTGCCAGGAGGCTG GCGCGGAGGTCCATGTGTGCAACCAGCACCGCTTTGGTTACATCAATGTTCCTGTGAAGGCCCACCAGACGCTGGAGGACGAGCATGCCAACTTTGTGCATCTCACACTGGAGGCCATGG TGGATGGTCCCCCCATGCAGCGCTCCAGGCAcatttctctccttcccaggcCGCTCACAAAAATGGGCTTTGATGAA ATCTTCCTAATCAACCTGGTGCGGAGGCCAGACCGGCGGCAGCGAATGCTggcatccctgcaggagctggagattGTTCCACGAGTGGTGGATGCTGTGGATGGCAG CACCCTCAACAGCAGTGACATCAAGGTGCTGGGAGTGGACCTGCTACCTGGGTACTACGATCCCTTCTCCGGCCGCACGCTCACCAAGGGCGAGGTTGGCTGCTTCCTCAGCCACTACAATATCTGGAAGGAG ATCGTGTCCCGGGGCTTGGAGCGGTCAGTGGTCTTCGAGGATGATGTGCGCTTCGAGGCTGCCTTCCCAGCACGGCTGCAGCGGCtgatggaggagctggagcaggcacagcaggactgggacCTCAT CTACCTGGGGAGGAAACAGGTGAACGACGAGGATGAGGCACCTGTGAAAGGCGTGCGGAACCTGGTGGTGGCCGGGTACTCGTACTGGACACTGGCCTATGCCATCTCCCACCATGGGGCACAGAAGCTGCTGGCCACCAAACCCCTCTCCAAAATGCTGCCGGTGGATGAGTATCTGCCCATCATGTGTGACAAACACCCCAA CGAGGATTACAAGCGGCACTTCTCCCCACGGGACTTGCTGGTGTTTTCGGCTCACCCCCTCCTGGTTTATCCCACTCACTATGCTGGGGACAGCAACTGGCTGAGTGACACTGAGACTTCCACCATCTGGGATGATGATTCCAAGAAGACTGACTGGGCTGGCTCGCAGAAGACTCTGAGGGGCTCACGGGGAAGTACTAGCTACCTCCGCTCCACAACCCGTGACGAGCTCTGA